In Penaeus chinensis breed Huanghai No. 1 chromosome 19, ASM1920278v2, whole genome shotgun sequence, a single genomic region encodes these proteins:
- the LOC125035000 gene encoding neuroligin 4-like: MDQLAALHWVQENIVRFGGDPGHVTVMGHGTGAACLNFLVISPAAAGAGLFKRAILMSGSALSPWAVVQEPVYYAVQAARQLGCEVPDDLYRHYETLLHCLRDRTVDQILQVELETPQFLSAVGPSVDGVTIRHDWKQIHTKMGQEHRTPVDLLFGVTATDVLQIFSDAEIRHGFEADHRDRLLRTFVTNNYRYHLQEIVLAITAEYTDWSRPVQHPVNIRDLTAEALHDAALVSPVTVAANQLYTAARAAYFYVFDHRPEEPDPEVGESKSLRDPNDSGAGDLWGVVRERSKYRTQDWAKYDPTHRRFLELGSRGRVRDHYRAGRVALWSWLVPGLERVGARYGPDSPFHRLPKYLQPDTFSGPTRPTNLSSNFLPPPTTPAPTTQQLSTQAHTTPRPTVLVLMNSSSVAGLLEDLGTGHKPQGAAAFPYTTALSLTVAIGCSLLILNLLVFAAVYYRRDARQAFTKASHDGSSDSGNDVQLHSSGDPCKPISPSHYGTLRSSATLRSSLATSFEGEQQHEWPPDYTSSCQSGEDGPLCGPGERCLAGHPHNGTASRRGVHRQSMSYNPHVDTQLSPAVYDDTPDMHV; the protein is encoded by the exons GAGCAGGCCTGTTCAAGCGAGCCATCCTGATGTCGGGCTCGGCGCTGAGCCCCTGGGCCGTGGTGCAGGAGCCCGTGTACTACGCGGTGCAGGCGGCGCGGCAACTGGGCTGCGAGGTGCCGGACGACCTGTACCGGCACTACGAGACCCTCCTGCACTGCCTCAGGGACCGGACCGTCGACCAGATCCTGCAG GTCGAGCTGGAGACGCCGCAGTTCCTGTCGGCCGTCGGGCCCAGCGTCGACGGGGTCACCATCAGGCACGACTGGAAGCAGATTCACACCAagatgg GCCAGGAGCACCGCACGCCCGTCGACCTCCTCTTCGGCGTGACGGCCACCGACGTCCTTCAGATCTTCAGCGACGCCGAGATCCGCCACGGCTTCGAGGCGGACCATCGGGACCGCCTCCTCCGCACGTTCGTCACCAACAACTACCGATACCACCTGCAG GAGATCGTGCTGGCCATCACCGCCGAGTACACGGACTGGTCGCGGCCCGTGCAGCATCCGGTCAACATCCGGGACCTGACGGCGGAGGCGCTGCACGACGCGGCGCTCGTGTCGCCCGTCACCGTCGCCGCCAACCAGCTGTACACCGCCGCCAGGGCCGCCTACTTCTACGTCTTCGACCACCGCCCGGAGGAACCCGACCCTGAGGTAGGAG AGTCCAAGAGTTTACG ggACCCCAACGACAGCGGCGCAGGAGACCTCTGGGGCGTCGTGAGGGAGAGGTCCAAGTACAGGACTCAGGACTGGGCCAAGTACGACCCCACCCACAGGAGGTTCCTCGAGCTAG GCAGCCGCGGCCGCGTGCGGGACCACTACCGGGCGGGCCGCGTGGCGCTGTGGTCGTGGCTGGTGCCCGGCCTGGAGCGCGTGGGCGCCCGCTACGGCCCCGACTCGCCCTTCCACCGCCTGCCCAAGTACCTGCAGCCGGACACCTTCTCGGGCCCGACGCGCCCCACCAACCTCTCGAGCAACTTCCTCCCGCCGCCGACCACGCCCGCGCCCACCACGCAGCAGCTCTCCACGCAGGCGCACACGACGCCGCGCCCGACGGTGCTGGTTTTGATGAACAGCAGCAGCGTGGCCGGCCTGCTGGAGGATCTGGGCACGGGCCACAAGCCGCAGGGCGCCGCCGCCTTCCCCTACACGACGGCGCTGAGCCTGACGGTGGCCATCGGCTGCTCGCTGCTCATCCTCAACCTGCTGGTGTTCGCCGCCGTCTACTACCGCCGCGACGCGCGCCAGGCCTTCACCAAGGCCAGCCACGACGGCAGCAGTGACAGCGGCAACGACGTGCAGCTGCACTCATCCGGCGACCCGTGCAAGCCCATCTCGCCGTCGCACTACGGCACGCTGCGCTCGTCCGCCACGCTGCGCTCGTCGCTGGCCACGTCGTTCGAGGGCGAGCAGCAGCACGAGTGGCCGCCCGACTACACCAGCAGCTGCCAGAGCGGTGAGGACGGCCCGCTGTGCGGCCCCGGCGAGCGGTGCCTGGCCGGCCACCCGCACAACGGCACGGCGTCGCGGCGCGGTGTGCACAGACAGTCCATGTCGTACAACCCGCACGTGGACACGCAACTGTCGCCTGCTGTGTACGACGACACCCCCGACATGCACGTGTGA